A portion of the Acyrthosiphon pisum isolate AL4f unplaced genomic scaffold, pea_aphid_22Mar2018_4r6ur Scaffold_86;HRSCAF=445, whole genome shotgun sequence genome contains these proteins:
- the LOC103310790 gene encoding formin-2-like has product MFNDQNPLVLGFSADPQSPNGGFGGELQPPDGGIGGDPQPPVGGFGCEVQPPVEGFGGDPQPPVGGFGGDPQPPDGGFGVAPQTPAPPDGDFAGNPQPPVGGFGVDPQPPVGGFGVNPQPPDEDFGGELQPPAEGFGDDPQPPDGDFAGNPQPPVGGFGVDPQLPDVSFGGAPHPPVEGFGGDPQPPDVSFGGAPHPPVEGFCVDPQPPVGGFGVDPPPPDEDFGGELQPPAGGFGGDPQPPVGGFGVDPQPPDGGFGCEPQPPVGGFGGELQPPDGGFGVAPQPPVGGFGVDPQPPDGDFAGNPHPPDSGFDGDPQPPVGSFGGDPQPPDGGFGVAPQPPVGGFGVDPQPPDGGFGCEPQPPVGGFGVDPQPPDGDFAGNPQPPVGGFGVAPQPPVGGFGVAPQPPVGGFGVDPQPPDGGFGCEPQPPVGGFGGELQPPDGGFGVNHSHQLEVSVWIRSRPMVVLVVAPQPPFGGFGGELQPPDGGFGVAPQPPVGGFGVAPQPPPPVGGFGGDPQPPDVSFNGAPHPPVEGFCSNPQPSVGAFCGDPQLPD; this is encoded by the exons TGACCAAAATCCTCTAGTCTTAGGTTTCTCGGCAGACCCACAATCACCAAACGGGGGTTTCGGTGGTGAATTGCAGCCACCAGACGGAGGTATTGGTGGTGATCCACAGCCACCAGTTGGAGGTTTTGGTTGCGAAGTACAGCCACCAGTTGAAGGTTTCGGTGGTGATCCGCAGCCGCCAGTCGGAGGTTTTGGTGGCGATCCACAGCCACCAGATGGAGGTTTCGGTGTCGCTCCACAGACACCAGCA CCGCCCGATGGTGATTTTGCTGGCAATCCACAGCCACCGGTTGGAGGTTTTGGTGTTGATCCGCAGCCACCAGTTGGAGGTTTCGGTGTTAATCCGCAGCCTCCAGACGAAGATTTCGGTGGTGAACTACAGCCACCAGCCGAAGGTTTCGGTGACGATCCACAGCCGCCCGATGGTGATTTTGCTGGCAATCCACAGCCACCAGTTGGAGGTTTTGGTGTTGATCCGCAGCTTCCTGATGTGAGTTTTGGTGGCGCTCCACATCCTCCAGTTGAAGGTTTTGGTGGCGATCCACAGCCTCCAGATGTAAGTTTTGGTGGCGCTCCACATCCTCCAGTTGAAGGTTTTTGTGTTGATCCGCAGCCACCAGTTGGAGGTTTCGGTGTTGATCCGCCGCCTCCAGACGAAGATTTCGGTGGTGAACTACAGCCACCAGCCGGAGGTTTCGGTGGCGATCCACAGCCACCAGTTGGAGGTTTCGGTGTGGATCCGCAGCCGCCCGATGGTGGTTTTGGTTGTGAACCACAGCCACCAGTTGGAGGTTTCGGTGGTGAACTACAGCCACCAGACGGAGGTTTCGGTGTCGCTCCACAACCACCAGTTGGAGGTTTTGGTGTGGATCCACAGCCGCCCGATGGTGATTTTGCTGGCAATCCACATCCACCCGATAGTGGTTTTGATGGCGATCCACAGCCACCTGTTGGAAGTTTCGGTGGTGATCCGCAGCCACCAGACGGAGGTTTCGGGGTCGCTCCACAGCCACCAGTTGGAGGTTTCGGTGTGGATCCGCAGCCGCCCGATGGTGGTTTTGGTTGTGAACCACAGCCACCAGTTGGAGGTTTCGGTGTGGATCCGCAGCCGCCCGATGGTGATTTTGCTGGCAATCCACAGCCACCAGTTGGAGGTTTCGGTGTCGCTCCACAACCACCAGTTGGAGGTTTCGGTGTCGCTCCACAACCACCAGTTGGAGGTTTCGGTGTGGATCCGCAGCCGCCTGATGGTGGTTTTGGTTGTGAACCACAGCCACCAGTTGGAGGTTTCGGTGGTGAGCTACAGCCACCAGACGGAGGTTTCGGTGTGAACCACAGCCACCAGTTGGAGGTTTCGGTGTGGATCCGCAGCCGCCCGATGGTGGTTTTGGTTGTCGCTCCACAACCACCATTTGGAGGTTTCGGTGGTGAACTACAGCCACCAGACGGAGGTTTCGGTGTCGCTCCACAGCCACCAGTTGGAGGTTTCGGTGTCGCTCCACAACCACCA CCGCCAGTTGGAGGTTTTGGTGGTGATCCGCAGCCTCCAGATGTAAGTTTTAATGGCGCTCCACATCCACCAGTTGAAGGTTTTTGTAGCAATCCACAGCCATCAGTTGGAGCTTTTTGTGGCGATCCACAGCTTCCTGAT